In Acinetobacter lwoffii, the genomic window CTATTTTAATAATAAATAGAAGAGTTTGATAATGTTTTATGGCTTAGAAAATATAATTGATTCTGAAGAATTCATTAGTGATATTTTTAATAAAAAATCAATTTTAAAAAAGAATTTTTCAAAATTACATGAAGTTTTTAATTTAATTGATTTTGATAAATATTTAATAACAATGGAAGGTAATTTACATAACGTTGTAAGAATTATTAAAGATCAAAAAGGAATATCAATACCAGCGAACGTGGATAATATTGAAACCCAACGTGATTTTGTATTAAGACAATTTAGTGAAGGTGCTACTTTAAAACTTGAAGATCTTGATTTTAGAAATACTGAAATAGCTAAAATGTGTAAAACATTAGAAAGTATTGTTGGTGGGGAGGTATTTGCTAAACCAATATTAACTGGAATAGGGAAAAAAAGTTTTAATATCCATTATGATATGCCTGATATTTTCGTTATTCAGCTTGAAGGAACAAAACATTGGAAAGTTTGGCCAAATCATGTAAAAAACCCTACTTATTCTATGCAAGAAGTATTAGTACAAGATAATCTTCCTGATCCGGAAATAGATATATTATTAGAACCAGGAGATATACTTTATATTCCAGGAGGAACACCACATATAGCTAGATGTGTAGATGATTATTCTCTTCATATGTCAATTGGTATGATTCCAATGAAAATTCATGATGTATTAGAAGGTTATATTAAAATGCTATCTCAACAATTACCTATATTAAGAGAAACAATATATCCTTTTTCATCAAATAGTAATTTAGAAGAAATTAAAAATAAAATAATAGATCAGCTTAATTGTATACCAATTAAAAATATGGTTGATGATTATATGTTAATGCAAAATGCATATAAACATGAAACCTCAGAATATAGACTTAAATCTTTTCTTTTAAGTTCTAAAATAAACTTAAAAAGCAAATTAAAACTTAAATTAGGAAGTAATCTAAATATTAGAAAGAATAGAGATAAAATTAATGTATATTATAGCTCGACTATAGCACCTATAGCATTATTTAAAATAAACCCTACATATATTGAGTTTCCAGAATATTGTGAAGATGCTATAGATTATTTAATTAAAATGGAAAATATTGAATTTCACCCCGAGGACATATTAACTAAACTTGACTCTGATTCCAAGATAGTCCTTTGTCAAGAGTTATTAAATGCTGGAATTTTAATTTTAGTACGTTTATAGAAGTAATAGAATGTATTTAAATTTATTAAGTAAAATATTAAGAAATACAATATATGAAGTTAATGCTCCTACTCCTACTCCATTAGAAATGTCAGAGATAGAAGAGATATTAGATAGTTTACTAAAAGAAGGAATCGATCTTAATATTTCTAAAGATAATTTAGTGGCTGCATTACAATATACGAAAAAATCAAGAAATATACATACTTATGTTAGTGAGAAATCATTAGATAATATAAAAAGTTGTGTTGATTTGATTGAAAAAGATTGTGTTCCAGGTGATCTTATTGATTGTGGGGTCTTAAGAGGTGGGACATCAATTTATATGGCTGGTATTTTAAAATCATATGGTATAAAAAACAGAAATCTTATAGTAGCTGATTCTTTTGAAGGGCTTCCTCCACCCTGTATAGAGGATGGAGTTTTTTCTAATGAATTTTGGTATAGATTTTCAAAAAACTTACCTATGTATTTTTTAGACTGTTATTGTGATATAGAACAAGTAAAAAATAATTTTAAATTATATGGGCTATTATCTGAACAGGTAATATTTAAAAAGGGATGGTTCAGTAAAACACTAGATCCAAAATATTTTAAAAATAATTTATCTCTTATAAGGATCGATGCTGATTGGTATCAATCAACTTTAGATGTCCTAGAAAGCTGTTATCCTAAGTTAAGTAAAGGAGGTATAGTGATCATTGATGATTATAAACTAGTTGGTTGTAGAAAAGCAGTTGATGAATTCAGAATTTCTAACAAAATATTTGATGAAATTAAATTTGCAGATAAAGATGCCGGTGTAATTTGGTGGCGTAAATAATTAATTAGTTTATTAATGAAATAAATTATGAAAAAGAATAAATTATTATTGTGTTCTGAAGGTTTTAGTATATTTGGTGGGTGGATTGATTTTATTGTTATATTATCTATAGCAGCTTTTAAATTCAATATAAATTCTTTTGAAATTTCTGTTTTAAGTGCTGGTATATTATTACCTAGTATTGTTTTTGTAAAATATATTGGAGTACTTTCTAATAGTAAAAATACTATTAATTATCTTATGATTTCGCTTTTAATTAGAGCAATAATTGGAATAATTATAATATTTTGTGAAAGCCTGTTAATTTTTTCCTTTTTTGTTGTACTAAGAGCCACATTTAATAGTTTTAACTTACCTGCAATTCAAACTATAGCTGCTAATAATGTTTCTGAAACTGATAGAAATAGTTATTATACTAGCTTAAATATAGTGAATAGTATTTCAAAAATCTTGGCTCCATCATTAGGAGGTATAATAGCTCTTGTTTACGATAGTAATTATAGTTTAATTTTATCTAGTATATTTACCGTTATTAGTTTTATTATAATCTTTTGTATTAGAAATAGTTTAAATATAGTTCAAACAGAAAGAAAAAATGAAAAAAAATTAAGCTTAAAAACAAGTGAATCTGAAAGAAAAATGTGGAATTTAGTTTTGCCTATTATTTGCATATTTTTTCTTTTTGTTTTTATGATAAATAATCAATTACCAGTAATTTTAAAAGATTTAAAAATGAATGAGGCATCTTTAGGTCTTCTTATATCATCCAGTGCTCTAGGAAATATTTTATATGGATTCTACAATTTAAAATTAATTAAAAACACTTCGATCGATAGTTTAAAGAAGTTGAAAAATTCTACTTTTTCAATAATGATAATATTTATATTAATCGGAATTCTGATTAATAGTAGTATTTTATCAATAAGTTACTTGATGATTTTATTTTTTGTATCTGGTGTTTTTAGTTCTAAATTTTCTATCTATTTAAATATTTATTTATCTACTTATATGTTAGAAAATTTTGGTCAAATAATATCAAAATTACAAGCTATACAAAATTTAATTATTTTATTTGCCCCATTTTTAGGTGCATTCATTCTAATTAAATATAATCCATCTATCCTTTTTATTACATGTGGAGTTCTTGGTTTGGTGAGTATGCTTATACTAAACATTTTAATTAAATATAGTTTATTTAAAAATTTAAATAATGTTGAAACATAAAATTATATTAGTGGATAACTAGAATAAGTTAATATTCAATCTAAATTATTTAGTGTTAAGCTTTATTTTATAGGAATTTTGATACCTACATTTTAGGTGAAGATTTATTTTTTTAGCTCTTCAGGAAGCCTAGAGTTACTGATTTGGCTGCGTGTAGCATTGGGCTAATGCAGCATTTGCTTTGTATTTTTACAATAAGCGTTTGATCTGACGTTGTGTAATATCAAGTAGCTGAGCAGCCTGAGACTGGATTGGAGAATTATTTTAATTAATTTATTTTAAGATTTCCTAAAATTAACATAATACACCTTATACGAAATGCTTGATATTTTTCTTTAAATATCAGTATATTAAAGTAAGCCGTTTTGGAGTATAGGGCACCAGAACGGCTTTTTATTGATTATTCATGTTCCACGGTTTTATTCAGTCTTAATAAACCTCATCCGGTTTTTTGGTGAGTCATTATTTCATGTGCTTGCACTGAAATTGGCTCATCAAAAAATTGGAGTCCTGGCTAACCATAAGGAAGAAAAAAACGGCTCAGGAAACCCCTTTTTTTTGGTTCAGGCTCAACGTGTTCTGGAACAGGGATACGTTTATTGTCTTTCTGAGGAGTAGTCAATTCGTCATAGTTTGACTCGGTCTGTGGCCGAGGATCTGTTGCTATATTCGAATTAGTAGATTCATTTAGTTTATTAATATTTTCTTGTTTTGGCTGTTCTAAGGTGCCTTTAAACTCAATTCTATGAGTAAGATCTTCAATATGTTGCATCAAAGACTTTTCTCTTTGATTTGCTAAATCTAACTGATTTTTGAGTAAAGAAATTTGATCTTTTAATACACTTTCAACCTCAGATTGAACGTGTACTTGTACATCCTTCTGAACTTGTTCAGTACGTGTACTGGACTGAACACCGACTGGATTGCCATAAACTCTGATAAGTTCAGATAAGTCTATAAGACCATCATGATCTCTTGATAATTCACCATTTTTTAAAGCCTCATATATTGTTGTACGTGATTTTTTAAAGGCTTTACTTGCATCCATGACGCTGAATTTTGTTGTGTTCAATGTAATCCCTCAGTGCGTGTACAAGGATGTTCATGTGAACATCCAATCTGAACATGAAGTTTATTTTGTATTAAATCCTACTTTCTTTAGATATGGCAGTAATTCTTCAATTTTAAGTGGATCCTGCAACATTTCGGCAATGCGAACAGCAAATTGAGAGTAACTTTCTGTACCTTGAGAATATTTATTCATCTCGGTAAGCTCAGAGAGTTTATTAGCAAAAAGATAACGTTGCGAATCAGTCATTTTTAAAACTATAGGTTGTATAGCTATATCTGACTTCTTTGGTTGCTTTCTAATTTTATAGGTAAACTCAAATCCTATAATTTTTTTCCCTGCCTTCTTATTAGTATATTGAAGGTTATATATATCGCAGGCTTTGCTCTTATTTATTTGAGTGACAGCTAAGTCCAGGACATTGTCTTTTAGATTTGACATAGTTTTATATTTATTTTCGATACCGAACCTAGATCGAAGATCGTCCAACTCTAGAAAAACTTTTTGCTCTTTATAGTTCTGCACTTCTTTAAGAATTTCATATAAGCGATTGGCATATTGGCTGCTTAAATCAACCGTATGTTGAAGATCAATTTGAGTAAATTTATTAGCTAGCTCACTTA contains:
- the repM gene encoding replication initiation protein RepM codes for the protein MSRSENLDMSILVSKANDLVKAHYKMTVVEHRLFNIALSKIRSNKITLDNNVPITISAHEYADLFSDTIDGGYKALRTAVDTLFERQFTLEREISNTKKHVRTYRFIQMKGYLEGEARIEIQFANDVLPFVSELANKFTQIDLQHTVDLSSQYANRLYEILKEVQNYKEQKVFLELDDLRSRFGIENKYKTMSNLKDNVLDLAVTQINKSKACDIYNLQYTNKKAGKKIIGFEFTYKIRKQPKKSDIAIQPIVLKMTDSQRYLFANKLSELTEMNKYSQGTESYSQFAVRIAEMLQDPLKIEELLPYLKKVGFNTK
- a CDS encoding MFS transporter, translating into MKKNKLLLCSEGFSIFGGWIDFIVILSIAAFKFNINSFEISVLSAGILLPSIVFVKYIGVLSNSKNTINYLMISLLIRAIIGIIIIFCESLLIFSFFVVLRATFNSFNLPAIQTIAANNVSETDRNSYYTSLNIVNSISKILAPSLGGIIALVYDSNYSLILSSIFTVISFIIIFCIRNSLNIVQTERKNEKKLSLKTSESERKMWNLVLPIICIFFLFVFMINNQLPVILKDLKMNEASLGLLISSSALGNILYGFYNLKLIKNTSIDSLKKLKNSTFSIMIIFILIGILINSSILSISYLMILFFVSGVFSSKFSIYLNIYLSTYMLENFGQIISKLQAIQNLIILFAPFLGAFILIKYNPSILFITCGVLGLVSMLILNILIKYSLFKNLNNVET
- a CDS encoding plasmid replication DNA-binding protein, with amino-acid sequence MNTTKFSVMDASKAFKKSRTTIYEALKNGELSRDHDGLIDLSELIRVYGNPVGVQSSTRTEQVQKDVQVHVQSEVESVLKDQISLLKNQLDLANQREKSLMQHIEDLTHRIEFKGTLEQPKQENINKLNESTNSNIATDPRPQTESNYDELTTPQKDNKRIPVPEHVEPEPKKRGFLSRFFLPYG
- a CDS encoding JmjC domain-containing protein yields the protein MFYGLENIIDSEEFISDIFNKKSILKKNFSKLHEVFNLIDFDKYLITMEGNLHNVVRIIKDQKGISIPANVDNIETQRDFVLRQFSEGATLKLEDLDFRNTEIAKMCKTLESIVGGEVFAKPILTGIGKKSFNIHYDMPDIFVIQLEGTKHWKVWPNHVKNPTYSMQEVLVQDNLPDPEIDILLEPGDILYIPGGTPHIARCVDDYSLHMSIGMIPMKIHDVLEGYIKMLSQQLPILRETIYPFSSNSNLEEIKNKIIDQLNCIPIKNMVDDYMLMQNAYKHETSEYRLKSFLLSSKINLKSKLKLKLGSNLNIRKNRDKINVYYSSTIAPIALFKINPTYIEFPEYCEDAIDYLIKMENIEFHPEDILTKLDSDSKIVLCQELLNAGILILVRL
- a CDS encoding TylF/MycF/NovP-related O-methyltransferase encodes the protein MYLNLLSKILRNTIYEVNAPTPTPLEMSEIEEILDSLLKEGIDLNISKDNLVAALQYTKKSRNIHTYVSEKSLDNIKSCVDLIEKDCVPGDLIDCGVLRGGTSIYMAGILKSYGIKNRNLIVADSFEGLPPPCIEDGVFSNEFWYRFSKNLPMYFLDCYCDIEQVKNNFKLYGLLSEQVIFKKGWFSKTLDPKYFKNNLSLIRIDADWYQSTLDVLESCYPKLSKGGIVIIDDYKLVGCRKAVDEFRISNKIFDEIKFADKDAGVIWWRK